From one Desulfovibrio sp. JC022 genomic stretch:
- a CDS encoding AsnC family transcriptional regulator — MDAVDKDILGIIQSHFPIVSRPYEEIGKLVGVSEEEALSRVNTMREDGVIRRVGANFGSRELGWHSTLCAASVPEEKMEEFVAEVNRYSGVTHNYLRENKFNIWFTFIGPDKETVQSTLAAITEKTGIRVLYLPATKMFKIKVDFDMKEDKEKK; from the coding sequence ATGGACGCAGTAGATAAAGATATTCTCGGCATCATCCAATCCCACTTCCCCATTGTTTCCCGTCCTTACGAGGAAATCGGCAAACTGGTGGGTGTATCCGAAGAGGAAGCCCTTTCAAGAGTGAACACCATGCGTGAAGACGGTGTTATCCGCCGCGTTGGTGCGAACTTCGGTTCCCGCGAACTGGGCTGGCATTCCACCCTTTGCGCAGCCAGCGTGCCAGAAGAAAAAATGGAAGAATTTGTAGCCGAGGTTAACCGTTACAGCGGCGTTACCCACAACTACCTGCGTGAAAACAAATTCAACATCTGGTTTACCTTCATCGGGCCGGACAAAGAGACCGTACAGAGTACTCTCGCCGCTATCACAGAGAAGACCGGTATCCGCGTTCTCTATCTGCCCGCCACCAAAATGTTCAAGATCAAGGTTGATTTTGACATGAAGGAAGACAAGGAGAAAAAATAA
- the ahbD gene encoding heme b synthase, producing MSDKKMTGGHPGGHPGGKPGHPGGGHPGGHPGVHPIPQKNADGSPPLRLIAWEITRSCNLACKHCRAEAHPEPYPGELSTEEAKALIDTFPETGDPIIIFTGGEPLLRHDVFELVSYANDKGLRCVMAPNGTLLTAENSVQLKEVGIQRCSISIDAKEAKYHDEFRGEKGAFDMSMQGIQYLKDAGIEFQINTTVTRNNLHMFKDIFHLAKDLGASAWHIFLLVPTGRASELGAEVISADEYEEVLNWFYDFQKTTDMQLKATCAPHYHRILRQRAKEEGIPVNFENFGLDAVSRGCLGGVGFCFISHRGQVQPCGYLDLDCGNVREIPFPEIWAKSPQFLNLRNPDTYDGKCGHCEYEKVCGGCRARAQTMEDNYLGPEPLCSYEPKKKSKKA from the coding sequence ATGAGCGATAAAAAAATGACAGGCGGACACCCCGGAGGTCATCCAGGTGGAAAACCGGGCCATCCCGGAGGCGGACATCCCGGAGGTCATCCGGGCGTACATCCTATTCCCCAGAAGAACGCTGACGGATCTCCCCCGCTGCGTCTGATCGCATGGGAAATCACCCGTTCCTGTAACCTAGCCTGCAAGCATTGTAGAGCCGAAGCGCACCCTGAGCCTTATCCGGGTGAACTTTCCACTGAAGAAGCAAAAGCACTTATCGATACATTTCCTGAAACCGGGGACCCGATCATCATCTTCACCGGCGGCGAACCACTGCTGCGCCATGATGTCTTCGAACTGGTTTCCTACGCCAATGACAAAGGTCTGCGTTGCGTAATGGCACCCAACGGTACCCTGCTCACCGCAGAAAATTCCGTACAGCTCAAGGAAGTGGGCATCCAGCGTTGCTCAATCTCCATTGATGCGAAAGAAGCAAAATACCACGATGAATTCCGCGGCGAAAAAGGCGCATTTGATATGTCCATGCAGGGCATCCAGTATCTGAAAGATGCCGGAATCGAGTTCCAGATCAACACTACTGTGACTCGCAATAACCTGCACATGTTCAAGGATATCTTTCATCTGGCCAAAGACCTTGGTGCATCCGCATGGCACATTTTCCTGCTGGTTCCCACCGGACGCGCGTCTGAACTTGGTGCGGAAGTAATTTCCGCAGATGAGTACGAAGAAGTCCTTAACTGGTTCTACGATTTTCAAAAGACCACCGATATGCAGCTCAAGGCCACCTGCGCACCGCATTATCACCGTATTCTGCGCCAGCGCGCCAAAGAAGAAGGCATTCCGGTCAACTTTGAAAACTTCGGACTGGATGCAGTCAGCCGTGGTTGCCTCGGCGGCGTAGGCTTCTGCTTCATTTCCCATCGCGGACAGGTGCAGCCCTGCGGCTATCTTGATCTGGACTGCGGCAACGTGCGCGAGATTCCATTCCCGGAAATCTGGGCCAAATCACCGCAATTCCTGAACCTGCGCAACCCCGACACCTACGACGGCAAGTGCGGACACTGCGAATATGAAAAAGTCTGCGGCGGCTGCCGTGCGCGCGCGCAGACCATGGAAGATAACTACCTCGGACCTGAACCGCTCTGCTCTTACGAGCCGAAGAAAAAATCCAAAAAGGCTTAA
- the hemB gene encoding porphobilinogen synthase, whose amino-acid sequence MVFDFHRGRRLRRTPVIRDLVRETTLSANDLMMPYFVYETDDENFKKEVSSMPGQFQLSLKQLEIKVEEAITNGLKSLILFGIPAEKNPAGTQAYAEDGIVQQAVRMLKKRWPALLVCTDVCLCEFTSHGHCGLVKDEEILNDATLDLLAKTALSHAKAGADMVAPSDMMDGRVAAIREILDENGYEDLPLMSYAVKYASGYYGPFREAAEGAPQFGDRKTYQMDPANAREGLREAAADVIEGADILMVKPAGPYMDIIRQTRDNFDLPVAAYQVSGEYSMIKAAALNGWIDEKSVVHESLIGLKRAGADLILTYFTEDVLKRLSEK is encoded by the coding sequence ATGGTATTCGACTTCCACCGCGGACGCAGACTCCGTAGAACACCAGTCATCCGCGACCTCGTGCGTGAAACCACCCTTTCCGCCAATGATCTTATGATGCCCTACTTCGTCTATGAAACAGACGATGAAAATTTCAAAAAAGAAGTTTCCTCCATGCCCGGTCAGTTTCAGCTCAGCCTGAAACAACTAGAAATCAAGGTTGAGGAAGCTATTACAAACGGCCTCAAGAGCCTGATTCTTTTCGGCATTCCCGCTGAAAAGAACCCCGCAGGCACTCAGGCATACGCCGAGGACGGCATTGTCCAGCAGGCAGTGCGCATGCTCAAAAAACGCTGGCCCGCACTGCTGGTCTGCACAGACGTATGCCTGTGTGAATTCACTTCCCACGGACATTGCGGTCTGGTTAAGGACGAAGAAATACTTAACGATGCAACACTGGACCTGCTGGCAAAAACTGCCCTTTCTCACGCAAAAGCAGGCGCTGACATGGTTGCACCTTCAGACATGATGGACGGACGTGTTGCCGCCATCCGTGAAATCCTGGATGAAAACGGCTACGAAGACCTGCCGCTTATGTCGTATGCAGTTAAATACGCATCCGGCTACTATGGTCCTTTCCGTGAAGCTGCAGAAGGCGCACCTCAATTCGGTGACCGCAAGACCTACCAAATGGACCCTGCCAACGCCCGTGAAGGCCTGCGTGAAGCAGCAGCCGACGTGATCGAAGGCGCGGACATCCTCATGGTCAAACCTGCCGGACCTTACATGGATATCATCCGTCAGACCCGTGATAATTTTGACCTGCCCGTGGCGGCTTATCAGGTCAGCGGCGAATATTCCATGATCAAGGCTGCTGCACTTAACGGCTGGATCGATGAAAAATCCGTGGTTCATGAATCCCTCATCGGCCTAAAACGGGCCGGGGCAGACTTGATCCTGACTTACTTTACTGAAGACGTACTCAAACGACTGAGCGAGAAATAA
- the rpe gene encoding ribulose-phosphate 3-epimerase: MAAKETIISPSLLSCDFSRLAEELKALEEAGLKWAHLDVMDGKFVPNITFGPPVIKSMRKECNLFFDCHLMIEQPERYIDEFCDTGADLLCIHAESTVHLERAVTAIAEKGVKPAVALNPATPLESIKYLIPQLHMVLIMSVNPGFGGQKYIPFCTQKVRDLRAMIDEMGADTLIQLDGGVTMDNCRELVEAGADVLVSGSAFFKYPPYAERHKLFLETCSGK, from the coding sequence ATGGCAGCCAAGGAAACCATCATTTCCCCATCCCTGCTTTCCTGTGATTTCAGCCGTCTGGCTGAAGAATTGAAAGCTCTGGAAGAAGCAGGACTCAAGTGGGCGCATCTCGATGTAATGGACGGCAAATTCGTGCCCAACATCACTTTCGGGCCTCCGGTAATCAAGTCCATGCGCAAGGAATGCAACCTGTTCTTCGACTGCCATCTCATGATTGAGCAGCCCGAACGTTACATTGATGAATTCTGCGATACCGGAGCCGACCTGCTCTGCATCCACGCTGAATCCACCGTGCATCTTGAACGCGCTGTGACCGCCATTGCAGAGAAAGGCGTAAAGCCCGCAGTAGCCCTCAACCCGGCTACTCCACTGGAATCCATCAAATACCTGATTCCGCAGCTGCACATGGTGCTGATCATGTCTGTTAACCCCGGTTTCGGCGGTCAGAAGTACATCCCATTCTGCACCCAGAAGGTGCGTGACCTGCGAGCCATGATTGATGAAATGGGTGCTGACACCCTCATCCAGTTGGATGGCGGCGTGACCATGGATAACTGTCGTGAGCTGGTGGAAGCAGGTGCGGACGTGCTTGTTTCCGGTTCTGCATTTTTCAAATATCCGCCTTACGCAGAGCGGCACAAACTGTTCTTGGAAACATGTTCCGGTAAGTAA